The window tccgtcgctaacgtcaagaagagcttcggctgataccacgacgtcgagtgcccataactattcccgcgtagttggttattgcgtgtagaccaaatggccagactcagatcaaataccaagatctcgttaagcgtgttaagtatccgcgaacgccgaccagggccaggcccacctctccccTAGGTGgcctcaacctgccctatcgctctaccataaagtaacagttgggggccgtcaggaacccaggcccacctctaccgggacggagccacctgtcctttcagccccctcaccagaatcacttgcgggtactcaacgagccgacccgactttagtcaccacatgtgtcatgtatataaagtatataatatatacccgtgatcacctcccgaagtgatcacggcccagtagtatagcatggcagacggacaagagtgtagggccattgatggaacactagcatcctatactaagcagtaggatagcaggtaagggtaacaactgtagcaacaatgacaggctatgcaacagaataggattaaccgaaatcagtaacatgctacactactctaatgcaagcagtatagagaagaataggcgatatctggtgatcaagggggggcttgcctggaagctctgttgtatAGGAAGAAGGGTCTTCGGTGACGTAGTCATACTCAGCGGCATCaacgccggtctcggggtctaccggagaagaagagggggaagaaacagtaaatacggagcaaacaaagcatcacaaaacataacatggcaatacgcggtgctaggtatgccctaacgcggtggaaggtgataccggcgaagggggaaacatccgggaaaatatccccggtgtttcgcgtttttggacagatgaatcggaggggaaaagttgcgagtttgctatgctagggatgtgtggcggatgaacgggctgcgtatccggattcatcTCATCATtccgagcaactttcatgtacaaagtattttcatctaaattacggattattttatattaatttgtAAAGTTTTAAAACATTTTCTAATTTGTTTTAATTTGAAAATTGAACGTCAaattgctatgggtacacagaatTGTACCCAACAGAATGTATGTGTGGCTAGCAGGTGGGGTCAAGGGGGTCCAGTCAGCATTTGACCAGTcaactgttgactggtcaacatggtcaaacatgacccacctgtcatggactgggtcaacccagtcaacagtttgactggtcaaactggacaggggcccacatgtcatggactgACAACTAATTAACCTAGTTAATTAGTTTAATGTACAGATTAATTAGGtttagttaattaggttaattagacATAATTAATttggttaattaattaataattttattattattattgtaaATTCTTTTTTTATTAAACGGTCTGGGGCGTGGCCCCCCATGTCATAGGCACAGGGGGCCTTAGCGGGTTAGCGGGCAGGAGGGCGACGGGCAGGCGCCCGTTAACGGGCGAATCCGGGCGGCCGCCTCAGGCGCGCGCGCCAGCGCCGGCGAGGCGGGCTGGGCACCGGCTGCAGGCGAGAGGGGAGGCAGGCCATGGCAGGGCAGGGAGCCAAGGTGGGGCGCGGCAGTGGGGGTGAGCCGCGGCAGTGAGGCCACGCACGGGCGCGTGCACAGGCTGCAGTGAGCAGTGCGCAGGCAGGGACAAGGAACGCGGCGTCTCGCGCACAGACAACGAGGGTGAGGGCGAGCATGGGCGTgcgagggagagaggagaggggccTCACGGGGTGCTCACAGAGGAGCTGCAGGGCATGGCCATGGGCTCGGGGAAGCGGAAGGGCATCGGTGGTGTGGACGGGACGGCATCCGggccgccggcgacgagggcggtGGGGCGATGGCATCCAGCTCGGGAGGGAGTAGTGCGAGGGAGAGGCGGGGATGGGCGGTCCAGCGCGACGGGGGCGGGTGACGCGACCTTCGGGATCCGGCTGTGGCGTCGATGGTGGGGCGACGCCTGGGTGGGAgacggcgaggtggcggcggggaCGATGAGCGGACGCGAGGGTGGGGGggtgccccgatccagatcggatcgggggagGAGAGAGTAGTGGGGGgcgagtgggggggggggttacgGGTTAGGGTTTCCCCAGAGTGGGGATATGGAGGAGGGGAGTGgggcgccggctgggccggcctggctagcCCAATGGCTatccgggccgaggcccagcgagggggggcttttattttcttttgtttttttattcttttctgttttattttagttacactttatttttagtttagtaAAATATGACCAAAAATAGGGTTTCAAAATAATCCACTATTCTAAGAAGTTTTACCTCAAAATAAAAATAGTTTAGCATTTCTTAAAATATCAAAGGCACTTATTTAATCATTTGAACTATTGTCTTAATCATTTTTAGAGTAGTAAAACATTTTACAAAAGTGGGGTTTCTGCACCAGAATTACCTTTGCATCCTTTTGGCACAactcgaacattttagttttaaagtttgaaaacttttgttgtttgcctgaTTTTTAATTTGAATCCGAATCGGCTTCGAACTAACGGgagattagcaatagtaatcgaggtgatgtggcatcattagtagatggttactgtagcttaattatccgggcgtcacagcgcCGCCATGGACTCCccggcatccaccaccaccaacaGCTCCAACGCCTTCGCCGGCCCCACACCCTCCGCCACCGCCATCCGCGATCTCAACATCGAGGCCCGCGTTCCCGTCCGCCTTGACAGCTCCAACTCCTCGTACTATGCATGGATGACCTACTTCAGCCTTGTCTTCCGCGAGTACTACCTCACCGAGCACAtcgatggctccatcaacggCGAGTACATGAAGGGCGACCCGGAGTGGTCCGCCATCGAGGCCACTCTCATCCGATGGTTCTACCAAACCATCTCGAAGGACATCTTCCACACGGTTGTCGTCGAGGACGATGGTGCTTGCGCCGTGTGGAACAAGATCAACGCGCTCTTCACCGACAACAAACTTCAGCGCCTTGTTTTCTTGCAGCAAGAGTTCTTCAGTTGCCATCAGGATGACTCCACCATCGATGACTACTGCATGCGGCTCAAGATGCTCGTCGACGAACTTCATGACATTGGCGTGAAAGTCTGCGACGAGCTCATGCTTAGTACTCTCACCGCTGGTCTCAATGAAAACTTCGACAACGCCGCCTCCAATCTCACCCTGTTGCCTGAGCCTACTTTTCAGACCGTCGTCGTGTACTTGAAGTTGGAGGAACGACGGATGAAGAAGGTCAAGGAGCGGGTGTAGCACACCGCCCTCGCCACGTGCACCACGCGCGGTGGCCCCGCCCCGCTGGCGCCCGCACCACCGCAGCCGCGGCCCCTGTGCCACCTGGCTTCTTCCCGCTGCCCCTCGCACCACCCGCGTCCCCCGCGCCTCAGAAGTAGCACGGCGGGGGCCGCTGCAACCGGCACGGCGGGGGCGGCCGACGTCAGCAGCAGCAGCCCCAGGGTTTCGGGGAGGGGGGGGGCTCGCGCTACCCGTAGTCGTCCCCGCCTTGGGCTGTCGGTCAAAATCCTTGGACGGGCATGGTGCACGCATATCACACATGCCCGTGCCAAGGGCTTCTGCCCCGGGTCTCCTCGGCCCTCGACCGGCGGGTCACCAGGCCTTCTTCGGCACTCCACAGCCGGTCGGTGCCGGTTACGCTGCCCTACCAGCGCCATCGCTGGTTGGCGGCTAGGGGCAGCCCGCCCCGGCGCAGCCCTACGGGGCCTTCCACATGCCGCAGATTCCCCCGCCGTGGGACCCCGCCCTTTTGGCTGCCTTGCACTCTGCACCGTCACCAAGCAACTACGGTGGTGGAGGCGATTGGTACATGGACTCGGGTGCCACCGCTCATATGACGTCTCATCCCGGTAACCTCACCTCCTCCAATTCCGTTCACACTCCCACCCGTATCACCGTTGGTAACTGTTCCTCTTTACCCATTACACATGTCGGTCGCACTAATTTTCCTTCCACATCCACGCCTATCACTATGTCTAATGTTCTTGTTTCACCTGACTTAGTTATGAACCTTGTTTCTGTTCGTCATCTTGCTCGTGAGAATCCCATTACCGTTGAATTTGACGATGTTGGTTTTTGTGTGAAGGACTCCCGTACCCGATGGTACTTCATTGATGTGACAGTCCTGATGAGCTTTGTCCCGTGCACGCCGGCGCCACCACCTCCACTCCAGTCGCTCTCGCCGCCGGTGTCGACCTATGGCATGCtcgcttgggccatcccaaccctACTGTGTTATGTCAAATTCTTAGGAGTTTTTCATTCTCATGTAATAAGATCGATGATCATACATCGATGATCATACTTGTGAGGCTTGTCGTCTAGGCAAGCATGTTCATCTTCCCTTTAGTGCGTCTACGACTATTTCCACTTTTTCGTTTCAGTTACTTCATAGTGATGTCTGGACATGTTCGGTTGCAAGCAACACCAGCCACCTTTACTATTTGGTCATTTTAGATGATTattctcattatgtgtggactttTCTCCGACGCCTTAGCCACACTCACAGCCTTTTATTCTTATGTCACCACACAGTTTGGTCGCCCCATTCTTGCACTGCAAACTAATAACGGAAAAGAGTTTGATAATGTCGCCGTTCGAGACCTTCTTGCTTCTCACGGCACCATCTTCCACCTAACCTGGCCCTACACATGCTAGCAGAACGGTCGCGCTGAGCGCATTCTTCACACTCTTAATGACTGCGTCCGTACATTACTCTTCCACTCTAACATACCCCCAGGTTTTGGCCTGATGCTCTCGCCACCGCCACCCTCTTACTTAACATCTGCCCGTGTCGTCCTCGTTGGAACTATGCCCCTCACCACCTTCTCTTTCGTGGAGCTCCGTCCTACGACGGTCTCCGCATTTTTGGGTGCCTCTGCTATCCCAACACTGCTTCCACTACCCTCCACAAACTCGCCCAACGATCTCTCCCGTGTATCTTCCTTGGCTATCCCTCCAACACCAAAGGTTACCCGTGTTATGACCCAGTCTCTCACCGCGTGCACACCTCACGGAATGTGTACTTTGATTGGTGTTTCCTTTTCACCAGGTACCTTCGTCTGTAGAGGCGCCCCCGGCGCCTCCTGCCCTCGTCTTACTGCCGCCCCTCCAGCTCGGCAGCTTCCACCTGCACCTGGTCCCGCGACGCCCTCCCCAGAGGTCGAGTCCGCGACTCCCTTCCCAGAGGTCGAGTCGGACCGGGCCTCGGGTGCCTCGGTCGACACCCCTTCGGACGTCCTCTCAGGACGGGTTGCCGAGGCCAATGTGGCCTCCTCTGATGGCGCCGCCCTCTCTCCAGCTGGCTCGTCCACCAGCGCTCCTGCGACGGGCTCAACTCCATCGTCGCT is drawn from Aegilops tauschii subsp. strangulata cultivar AL8/78 chromosome 1, Aet v6.0, whole genome shotgun sequence and contains these coding sequences:
- the LOC141027841 gene encoding uncharacterized protein; protein product: MDSPASTTTNSSNAFAGPTPSATAIRDLNIEARVPVRLDSSNSSYYAWMTYFSLVFREYYLTEHIDGSINGEYMKGDPEWSAIEATLIRWFYQTISKDIFHTVVVEDDGACAVWNKINALFTDNKLQRLVFLQQEFFSCHQDDSTIDDYCMRLKMLVDELHDIGVKVCDELMLSTLTAGLNENFDNAASNLTLLPEPTFQTVVVYLKLEERRMKKVKERV